A window of the Flavobacterium sangjuense genome harbors these coding sequences:
- a CDS encoding LytR/AlgR family response regulator transcription factor, with amino-acid sequence MEEKIKILIVEDEMIIAANISLQLTHLGYEVIGIIPRAEEVLPLIRAQQPDILLLDINLKGDLDGIDLAHLIQKEFKIPTIFLTANSDETHFNRAKAVNPYAFISKPFKKLDLQRAIELTVLRIEEENTKKENGVSEENFVLSDAIFVRSHDKMVKVNIQDILYIEAERNYCKIHCKDKEHLLVATLKDLEEKLLVNNLMRIHRSFIINLFHIDEIANSHVVIAKKAIPISADLKKQLLQHIQKI; translated from the coding sequence ATGGAAGAAAAAATAAAAATTCTTATCGTAGAAGACGAAATGATTATTGCTGCAAACATCTCGTTGCAGCTTACTCATTTAGGATATGAAGTTATCGGAATTATTCCAAGAGCAGAAGAAGTCTTACCACTTATCAGAGCACAACAACCCGATATTCTTTTGCTGGATATTAATTTAAAAGGCGATTTGGATGGAATTGATTTAGCGCATTTAATTCAAAAGGAATTTAAAATTCCAACCATTTTTTTGACTGCCAATTCAGATGAAACGCATTTCAACAGAGCCAAAGCTGTCAATCCGTATGCGTTTATTTCCAAACCATTCAAAAAACTCGATTTACAACGTGCCATTGAGTTGACAGTACTACGAATTGAAGAAGAAAATACTAAAAAAGAGAACGGAGTTTCCGAAGAAAATTTTGTACTCAGTGATGCTATTTTTGTCCGCAGTCATGACAAAATGGTGAAAGTCAATATTCAAGACATCTTATACATTGAAGCCGAACGAAATTATTGTAAAATACATTGCAAAGACAAAGAGCATTTACTGGTGGCTACTTTAAAGGATTTAGAAGAAAAACTACTGGTAAATAATCTGATGCGCATCCATCGTTCGTTTATCATTAATTTATTTCACATCGATGAAATAGCTAACAGCCATGTAGTTATTGCCAAAAAAGCCATTCCGATAAGTGCCGATTTAAAGAAGCAATTGCTACAACACATTCAAAAAATATAA
- a CDS encoding nuclear transport factor 2 family protein — protein MKQLTLLIILLATSTLVKAQKLLSKDQLEVQKIVVEFFEALSNRDSIALKKVSAADLVLYEYGEVWNCDTLIRKAIKLNTAIDFKRINNFDFISTTVNKNTAWTSYNLHSEIIRNGQKISIHWLETIIAVRNEKRWEIKVLHSTLIKKTP, from the coding sequence ATGAAACAGCTAACACTATTAATTATTTTACTCGCTACTTCAACTTTAGTAAAGGCACAAAAACTTCTTTCTAAAGACCAATTAGAAGTGCAGAAAATAGTTGTGGAATTTTTTGAAGCCTTGTCTAATAGGGATTCCATTGCCTTAAAGAAAGTAAGTGCAGCAGATTTGGTATTATACGAATATGGAGAGGTTTGGAATTGCGATACCTTGATTCGAAAAGCGATAAAATTAAATACGGCAATTGATTTCAAGCGGATTAATAACTTTGATTTTATCAGCACGACAGTCAATAAAAATACCGCCTGGACATCTTATAATCTCCATTCGGAAATAATAAGAAATGGTCAAAAAATTTCTATCCACTGGTTGGAAACAATCATTGCAGTAAGAAACGAAAAAAGATGGGAAATCAAAGTATTACATTCCACACTTATAAAAAAGACACCATAA
- a CDS encoding DUF418 domain-containing protein — protein sequence MTTETEITPLQNDYRIQSLDVMRGIVLFGILLMNINGFGLARAYDDPTVSGGYEGWDLITWITTNLFFEGTMRGLFSLLFGVGMFVLLDRLEKSGAGIEAANIYFRRLSWMLVFGLVHGYLLLWVGEILYNYALMGFLLYSFRNLAPKKLISIAAVLFSLGVLWTYSDYTNNVKLISQVEEIKVYKAQGKELTKELIEADEKWKKRESERSAEGVQEYNDNMHKGYFDVVAFLVPVNNEFNMHDTFRYDLWDVLSMMLLGIAFFKLKILTAEKSYRFYLTMVLIGYGIGLSVNYYEIKTILDSDFSFLGFSKSYLTYDLGRVTVSMGHIGMIMILCKSPILMWLKIRLAAVGKMALTNYIMHSIICMIVFTGVGFGLFGKLQRHELLYVVFSIWIFQLILSPIWLKYFYFGPLEWGWRYLSYLKKYPFKKQ from the coding sequence ATGACAACAGAAACAGAAATTACGCCATTGCAAAACGACTACAGAATTCAATCCCTGGATGTAATGCGAGGCATCGTATTATTTGGCATTTTACTGATGAATATTAATGGTTTTGGTCTCGCCAGAGCCTATGATGACCCAACCGTTTCAGGCGGTTATGAAGGATGGGATTTAATCACCTGGATTACTACCAATCTGTTTTTTGAAGGTACAATGAGGGGTTTGTTTTCGCTCTTGTTTGGCGTGGGAATGTTTGTCCTTTTAGACCGCCTTGAAAAAAGTGGCGCGGGAATCGAAGCTGCCAATATCTATTTCAGAAGATTGAGCTGGATGCTGGTTTTCGGATTAGTGCATGGTTATTTGTTGCTTTGGGTTGGTGAAATTTTATACAACTATGCTTTGATGGGATTTTTGCTGTATTCGTTTAGAAATTTGGCTCCCAAAAAATTAATTAGTATTGCGGCTGTATTATTCTCTTTAGGAGTATTATGGACTTACTCCGACTATACTAACAATGTTAAATTAATAAGTCAGGTCGAAGAAATTAAAGTCTACAAAGCTCAAGGAAAAGAGTTAACTAAAGAGCTTATTGAAGCTGACGAGAAATGGAAAAAAAGAGAATCAGAAAGATCAGCAGAAGGCGTTCAAGAGTATAACGACAACATGCACAAAGGATACTTTGATGTGGTAGCTTTTTTAGTACCAGTTAACAATGAATTCAATATGCATGATACGTTTCGATATGATTTATGGGATGTCTTGAGCATGATGTTATTGGGTATTGCTTTCTTTAAATTGAAAATACTAACGGCTGAAAAATCGTATCGCTTTTATTTGACCATGGTGTTAATTGGATACGGCATTGGTTTAAGCGTGAATTATTACGAAATCAAAACGATTTTGGATAGTGATTTTTCCTTCTTGGGCTTTTCAAAATCGTATCTCACTTATGATTTGGGAAGAGTTACTGTTTCAATGGGACACATCGGAATGATAATGATACTTTGCAAATCACCTATCTTAATGTGGTTAAAAATCCGATTGGCTGCTGTGGGTAAAATGGCGTTGACCAATTACATAATGCATTCCATCATCTGCATGATTGTTTTTACCGGAGTTGGTTTTGGATTATTCGGTAAATTGCAACGTCACGAATTGTTATATGTGGTATTTTCTATTTGGATTTTCCAATTGATTCTTAGCCCGATTTGGCTAAAATATTTTTACTTCGGACCATTAGAATGGGGTTGGCGATATTTGAGTTATCTGAAAAAATATCCATTTAAAAAGCAATAA
- a CDS encoding histidine kinase dimerization/phosphoacceptor domain -containing protein: protein MWYQDMPQYNYEKSVYYYEKAINTLKQNESLFYEEIAAIYLKRIDYLQINETYNTLDSIGSIGWKYVELAKKNKPNIQLEFDYLYAWAGIKLENGESKKALNLVSKAIALSSEFKSEDDIAKAKAAKGYFYLRYRTYDGKDLALANLRESCKSYENKGIKNNALMLYKIYRGLVLYYSYVNSDSIDVYNNKIKFVLQYIKQPQSHAWYYSAVGRDLNTYPPKNQSKISTLQYRQAKENILKALEIYARYGITKNANIPYAYGILGDISSNQEKYDDAIHFYKKCYQNYKMLQSRKRALDILGFIAGTYELKGDYKNALFYFKQYEAESLNYETEINDRSLKENELQINLLAQDKKLSQKQQQQTIFTIILIITILLLIALYRIYYIKQSNNKKLAHLNDDLETKNHLLDVKNAENELLLREIHHRVKNNLEVVSSLLALQSSQIDDPNTKDAMSESQNRVNSIGIVHQKLYQGTNLGAVEMKDYFLNLSESILDSFGVEQRIDLQLAMENLDLDIDTAVPLGLIVNELLTNCIKYAFPNSEKGTITIKLHKQDNDILRLEIADNGVGKSGVTHGTGFGGQLVSLLTQQLNGTMTEENQNGTKLIFDFKMKAA, encoded by the coding sequence ATGTGGTATCAAGATATGCCACAATACAATTACGAGAAAAGCGTTTATTATTATGAAAAAGCAATAAATACATTAAAACAAAATGAAAGTCTTTTTTACGAAGAAATAGCTGCCATTTATTTAAAAAGAATTGATTATCTGCAAATAAATGAAACATACAATACCTTAGATTCTATTGGAAGCATCGGTTGGAAATATGTGGAGCTTGCAAAAAAAAATAAACCAAACATTCAACTGGAATTCGATTATTTGTATGCTTGGGCAGGAATTAAACTGGAAAATGGCGAAAGCAAAAAAGCGCTAAACTTAGTTTCAAAAGCAATAGCATTGTCATCAGAGTTTAAATCAGAAGATGATATTGCAAAGGCAAAAGCAGCGAAAGGATATTTTTATCTTAGATATCGAACTTATGATGGGAAGGATTTAGCATTAGCCAACCTTCGGGAAAGTTGTAAGTCATACGAAAATAAAGGAATTAAGAATAATGCGTTGATGCTTTACAAAATTTACAGAGGTTTGGTATTGTATTATTCTTATGTCAATAGCGATTCAATAGATGTATATAATAATAAAATAAAATTTGTTTTGCAATACATCAAGCAACCACAAAGTCATGCATGGTATTACAGTGCTGTTGGAAGAGATTTGAATACTTATCCGCCTAAAAATCAATCGAAAATTTCCACATTACAATATAGGCAAGCCAAAGAAAATATTTTGAAGGCATTAGAAATTTATGCTCGCTATGGCATTACTAAAAACGCTAATATCCCTTATGCTTATGGTATATTAGGAGATATCAGCAGCAATCAGGAAAAGTATGATGATGCAATTCACTTTTACAAAAAGTGTTATCAGAACTATAAAATGTTGCAAAGCAGAAAGCGGGCACTTGATATTCTTGGGTTTATTGCTGGAACCTATGAATTAAAAGGAGATTATAAAAATGCCTTATTCTATTTTAAACAATACGAAGCAGAAAGTCTAAATTATGAAACAGAAATCAATGATAGAAGCTTAAAGGAAAATGAACTTCAAATAAACCTATTGGCACAAGACAAAAAATTGTCTCAAAAACAGCAACAGCAAACTATATTTACCATTATCCTCATAATCACAATTCTATTACTGATTGCGCTCTATCGTATTTACTATATAAAACAGAGTAATAATAAAAAATTGGCTCATTTAAATGACGATTTAGAAACTAAAAACCATTTGTTGGATGTAAAAAATGCAGAAAACGAATTACTTCTTAGAGAAATTCATCATCGTGTAAAAAATAATCTGGAAGTAGTTTCGAGTTTGCTGGCGTTACAGTCATCCCAAATTGACGATCCAAATACCAAAGACGCCATGTCAGAAAGTCAAAATCGTGTAAACTCTATTGGCATTGTGCATCAAAAACTATATCAAGGCACTAATCTTGGAGCCGTAGAGATGAAGGACTACTTTTTAAATTTGAGCGAAAGCATTCTCGATAGCTTTGGTGTAGAGCAACGCATCGACTTGCAACTGGCTATGGAAAATCTCGATTTAGATATTGATACCGCAGTTCCGCTAGGCTTAATAGTAAATGAATTGTTGACCAATTGCATCAAATATGCTTTCCCAAATTCAGAAAAAGGAACTATCACTATCAAACTTCATAAACAGGACAACGATATTCTCCGACTGGAAATTGCCGATAATGGTGTTGGAAAATCGGGAGTTACCCACGGAACCGGCTTTGGCGGACAACTCGTTTCGCTTCTTACACAACAACTCAACGGAACCATGACCGAAGAAAACCAAAACGGAACCAAACTTATTTTCGATTTTAAAATGAAAGCTGCATAA
- a CDS encoding VOC family protein — translation MKTIVLLIVFPFFGILQAQEGSSFSFNHLALSVKNLDESAAFYKEVLGLQEITNKAKIEGIRWFSFGEGKELHLISILKEPVTINKAVHFALNTSNFDAFVKRLEEKHISYSDWPGTPNKINIRADGIKQIFFQDPNGYWIEVNSVAK, via the coding sequence ATGAAAACAATTGTATTACTCATTGTATTTCCATTTTTCGGAATACTTCAAGCGCAGGAAGGAAGTTCTTTTTCCTTTAATCATTTAGCCTTATCCGTTAAAAACCTAGACGAATCAGCTGCTTTTTACAAAGAAGTTTTAGGATTGCAGGAAATCACTAATAAAGCCAAAATAGAAGGTATTCGTTGGTTTTCTTTTGGCGAAGGAAAAGAATTGCATCTGATTTCAATTCTGAAAGAACCGGTTACGATTAATAAAGCAGTTCATTTTGCATTGAATACTTCCAATTTTGATGCCTTTGTTAAAAGATTAGAAGAGAAACATATTTCCTATTCAGATTGGCCCGGAACACCAAATAAAATAAATATTCGAGCAGACGGAATTAAGCAAATTTTCTTTCAAGATCCGAATGGCTATTGGATTGAAGTTAATAGCGTTGCAAAATGA
- the infC gene encoding translation initiation factor IF-3, giving the protein MNELIRGVSEVRLVGENIEPGVFKFSDALRLAEEQEVDLVEISPNAVPPVCKLMDYGKFIYEQKKRDKQLKAKSTQIVVKEIRFGPQTDEHDYEFKRKNAEKFLKEGSKLKAFVFFKGRSIIYKEQGQILLLRLAQDLEEYGKVEAMPVLEGKRMIMFIAPKKKK; this is encoded by the coding sequence ATAAATGAATTAATTCGTGGCGTTTCAGAAGTTCGTCTAGTAGGAGAAAACATTGAGCCAGGAGTATTTAAATTCTCCGATGCACTACGTTTAGCTGAAGAGCAAGAAGTAGATTTGGTAGAAATTTCTCCAAATGCCGTTCCTCCGGTTTGTAAATTAATGGATTATGGAAAATTCATTTACGAACAAAAGAAAAGAGACAAACAGCTCAAAGCAAAGTCTACACAAATTGTTGTAAAAGAAATACGTTTTGGTCCTCAGACTGATGAGCACGATTACGAATTTAAAAGAAAAAATGCTGAGAAGTTTTTAAAAGAAGGTTCAAAATTGAAAGCATTTGTTTTCTTTAAAGGACGTTCGATTATATATAAAGAGCAAGGTCAGATTCTATTATTGCGTTTGGCGCAAGATTTAGAAGAATACGGAAAAGTGGAAGCTATGCCGGTTTTAGAAGGAAAGAGAATGATTATGTTCATTGCTCCAAAAAAGAAAAAGTAA
- the rplT gene encoding 50S ribosomal protein L20: MPRSVNSVAKRARRKKIMKQAKGFFGRRKNVWTVAKNAVEKAMCYAYRDRKVNKRNFRALWIQRINAGARLEGMSYSQFMGKVKANGIELNRKVLADLAMNHPEAFKAVLKKVK, encoded by the coding sequence ATGCCAAGATCAGTAAATTCAGTTGCTAAAAGAGCAAGAAGAAAAAAGATAATGAAGCAAGCCAAAGGTTTCTTTGGTCGTCGTAAAAACGTTTGGACGGTTGCTAAAAACGCGGTTGAGAAAGCAATGTGCTACGCTTACCGTGACAGAAAAGTGAACAAAAGAAATTTCCGTGCTTTATGGATTCAACGTATCAACGCTGGAGCTCGTTTAGAAGGAATGTCTTATTCACAGTTTATGGGGAAAGTAAAAGCTAACGGAATCGAATTGAACCGTAAAGTTCTTGCCGATTTAGCAATGAATCACCCAGAAGCTTTCAAAGCAGTACTTAAAAAAGTAAAATAA
- a CDS encoding M16 family metallopeptidase translates to MKKTLLACTLLFVAATSSAQTFSTEKKTDTQGYTYEIVKNDNTGLRLYTLKNGLKVYLAQNTDEPRIQTYIPVKTGSNNDPSDNTGLAHYLEHMVFKGTSKIGTQNWEVEKKLIAQISDLYEQHKAETDPEKKKAIYKQIDEVSQEASKYSIANEYDKLISSLGAKGTNAHTNLYETVYKNNIPANELEKWMVVEKERFSELVLRLFHTELEAVYEEFNRSQDNDARLVSFELMSALFPDTPYGQQTTIGKSEHLKNPSMVAINNYFNTYYVPNNMAVILVGDLDFDKTIKMVDKYFGSFKYKELPMKKLVTEKPMTSIVSREVKSPTAERLTMAWRTSGTGTKEALLADMTSEILSNAGDVGLIDLNINQKQLALSAQGFASTFNEYGYFGLNLSTKEGQTLEEGRALLLSQIDKVKKGEFDEWMIQAIVNNRKLDVMKTYETADGLATSIYRNYTQSISWEKNLSEVNELAKITKADIVKFANDFFKDNYVIIYKRKGVNDKLVRVSNPKITPVQLNRDSQSEFYKDFAKLTSTDSAPVFVDFKSAIQTKKVKNTNISFIKNNTNTISNLYYVFNMGSDHDKKLQLAAGMLDYWGTNKMSPEDVKKEFYKIGISYSVNFTNDMTYISLSGLENNLPKGIALLEDLLKNVKADQAVYDTQVETILNGRANAKKRKESILNALVNYAKYGKDSRFRDILSATELKEMNVNALADLVKGMTSYEHQILFYGNDLNPIVAALGQHHNLAANKAIPTPKQYAEPETTNKVYFANYDMVQTEMTRVAKGAKYNAGIAGTVNVFNSYFGSGLSSIVFQEIRESKSLAYSARANYGLASDKNLNDYMTVSIGTQANKLPQAVDAINALLADMPKIDKQFNNAKESSLKQIASSRIIKTNIFFNQISLKKLGFDYDIRKDIFKDIQGLTLDATNNFFNKEVKTKQYNTAIIGKKESLDFEALKKLGDIEEVSLEEIFNY, encoded by the coding sequence ATGAAAAAAACACTACTAGCCTGCACCTTATTATTTGTGGCAGCAACATCTTCAGCACAAACTTTTTCGACAGAAAAAAAAACTGACACACAAGGTTACACTTATGAAATTGTCAAAAATGACAACACAGGTCTTAGACTTTACACACTTAAAAATGGACTAAAAGTATATTTAGCCCAAAACACCGACGAACCAAGAATACAAACTTATATTCCTGTAAAAACCGGTTCCAATAATGACCCAAGTGATAATACTGGTTTGGCTCACTATTTAGAACACATGGTTTTCAAAGGAACCAGCAAAATAGGAACGCAAAACTGGGAAGTTGAAAAAAAATTAATCGCTCAAATCTCAGATTTGTACGAACAACACAAAGCAGAAACCGATCCTGAAAAGAAAAAAGCGATTTACAAACAAATTGACGAAGTTTCTCAGGAAGCTTCAAAATATTCGATAGCCAATGAATATGACAAACTCATTTCATCTTTAGGAGCCAAAGGAACTAACGCCCACACCAACTTATATGAAACGGTTTATAAAAACAATATTCCGGCAAATGAATTAGAAAAATGGATGGTGGTTGAAAAAGAGCGTTTCTCCGAATTAGTATTGCGTCTTTTCCACACCGAATTGGAAGCCGTTTACGAAGAATTCAACCGTTCTCAGGACAACGACGCCCGTTTGGTTAGTTTTGAATTAATGAGTGCCTTATTTCCCGATACGCCTTACGGACAACAAACTACCATCGGTAAATCAGAACACCTGAAAAACCCTTCAATGGTTGCCATTAATAACTATTTCAACACGTATTATGTGCCTAATAATATGGCGGTGATTTTGGTTGGTGATTTAGATTTTGACAAAACAATCAAAATGGTCGATAAATACTTTGGCTCTTTCAAATATAAAGAATTGCCGATGAAGAAATTAGTGACCGAAAAACCTATGACTTCAATAGTTTCAAGAGAAGTAAAAAGTCCGACTGCCGAAAGACTAACCATGGCCTGGAGAACATCGGGCACCGGAACCAAAGAAGCTTTATTGGCTGATATGACTTCTGAAATATTATCTAACGCCGGAGATGTTGGTCTTATCGACCTTAACATCAACCAAAAACAACTGGCATTGAGCGCTCAGGGTTTCGCAAGTACCTTTAATGAATATGGTTATTTTGGGTTAAACCTAAGTACTAAAGAAGGACAAACGCTGGAAGAAGGAAGAGCTTTATTGTTATCCCAAATTGATAAAGTAAAAAAAGGGGAATTTGACGAATGGATGATTCAGGCGATTGTAAACAACAGAAAGCTTGATGTAATGAAAACCTACGAGACTGCTGACGGATTAGCAACTTCAATCTACAGAAACTATACACAAAGCATCAGTTGGGAGAAAAATTTATCCGAAGTCAATGAATTGGCTAAAATAACCAAAGCGGATATCGTAAAGTTTGCCAATGATTTCTTTAAGGACAATTATGTAATTATCTATAAAAGAAAAGGTGTGAATGACAAGCTTGTTCGCGTATCTAACCCAAAAATAACACCTGTTCAGTTAAACAGAGATTCGCAATCAGAATTTTATAAAGACTTTGCAAAGCTGACATCAACTGATTCAGCTCCGGTATTTGTTGATTTCAAATCAGCAATTCAAACCAAAAAAGTAAAAAATACCAATATTAGTTTTATAAAAAACAATACCAATACCATTTCAAATCTGTACTATGTTTTCAACATGGGTTCTGATCACGATAAAAAATTGCAATTAGCAGCCGGAATGTTAGACTATTGGGGAACCAATAAAATGAGCCCGGAAGATGTAAAAAAAGAATTCTACAAAATCGGAATTTCATATTCGGTAAATTTCACTAATGACATGACTTACATCTCGCTTTCGGGATTAGAAAACAATTTACCAAAAGGAATTGCCCTGCTTGAAGATTTACTAAAAAATGTAAAAGCGGATCAAGCTGTTTATGACACTCAAGTGGAAACCATTTTAAACGGCAGAGCCAATGCTAAAAAACGTAAAGAAAGTATTTTGAATGCTTTGGTGAATTATGCTAAATATGGTAAAGATTCCCGTTTCAGAGACATTCTTTCAGCGACGGAATTAAAAGAAATGAATGTCAATGCTCTAGCTGATTTGGTTAAAGGAATGACAAGCTATGAGCACCAGATTTTATTCTATGGTAACGACTTGAATCCGATAGTTGCAGCCTTAGGGCAGCACCATAATTTAGCCGCTAACAAAGCAATTCCAACTCCGAAACAATATGCTGAACCGGAAACAACTAACAAAGTTTATTTTGCCAATTACGACATGGTTCAAACAGAAATGACCAGAGTTGCCAAAGGTGCAAAATACAATGCCGGAATTGCAGGAACAGTAAATGTATTCAACTCGTATTTTGGATCGGGATTGTCTTCTATCGTATTCCAGGAAATCAGAGAGTCAAAATCATTAGCCTATTCAGCTCGTGCCAATTATGGTTTGGCTTCTGACAAAAACCTCAACGATTACATGACCGTTTCTATCGGAACACAAGCCAATAAATTACCACAGGCTGTTGATGCCATTAATGCTTTGTTGGCCGATATGCCAAAAATTGACAAACAGTTTAACAATGCTAAAGAATCGAGTTTGAAACAAATCGCATCCAGCCGTATTATCAAAACCAATATTTTCTTCAACCAAATAAGCCTGAAAAAACTTGGTTTCGATTATGATATTCGTAAAGACATCTTTAAAGACATACAGGGTTTGACTTTGGATGCCACTAATAATTTCTTTAACAAAGAAGTGAAAACCAAACAGTACAACACTGCCATCATTGGTAAAAAAGAAAGTCTGGATTTTGAAGCTCTAAAAAAACTGGGCGATATTGAAGAAGTATCCTTAGAAGAAATTTTTAATTACTAA
- a CDS encoding DUF1624 domain-containing protein, translated as MIETITKQRIQSIDLLKGLVMVIMALDHVRDYFHYSAFFFDPTDPEQTSWPIFFTRFITHFCAPAFSFLAGTSAFMIGKRKSPAELSGFLFKRGLWLVFVEIIIISFAWKFDIQFRHVGLQTIWQLGVSMIVLAGLIHLPKKLILAFSLVIIFGHNLLDNIHFEGNVLWSLLHEVQLFEWTEGYYLRTAYPLIPWIAVMSLGYCFGSLYDSSFDAAKRKKILNGLGIGSLVLFVILIALNTYGDPVKWTNYGNTSKTLMSIFNVSKYPPSLLYLLITLGCSLLFLANAEKLKGKVVDFFCVFGRVPFFYYILHIYLIHVMAAFAAYFTGFGWNALVLPKFIIKVESLKGYGFNLITVYLVWILVILLLYPLCKKFDAYKQSHKEKWWLSYL; from the coding sequence ATGATAGAGACAATTACAAAACAAAGAATACAATCCATCGACCTTTTAAAAGGTTTGGTCATGGTCATTATGGCGCTCGATCATGTTAGGGATTATTTTCATTATTCTGCTTTCTTTTTTGATCCTACTGATCCTGAACAGACGTCATGGCCTATCTTTTTCACCCGTTTTATAACGCATTTTTGTGCGCCGGCTTTTAGCTTTTTGGCGGGAACTTCAGCCTTTATGATCGGTAAAAGAAAATCACCTGCAGAATTATCAGGTTTCTTATTCAAACGCGGACTATGGCTGGTTTTTGTCGAAATCATCATTATTTCTTTTGCCTGGAAATTTGATATTCAATTCCGACATGTCGGTTTGCAAACTATCTGGCAATTGGGCGTAAGCATGATTGTTTTAGCTGGGTTGATTCATCTTCCAAAAAAACTGATTCTGGCGTTTAGCCTTGTGATAATTTTTGGGCACAATCTCTTGGACAACATTCATTTTGAAGGCAATGTTTTATGGTCCCTGCTTCACGAAGTACAACTTTTTGAATGGACTGAGGGATATTATTTACGTACAGCCTATCCTTTAATCCCTTGGATTGCCGTAATGTCATTGGGATATTGCTTTGGCTCGCTTTACGACAGCAGTTTTGATGCAGCAAAAAGGAAAAAAATATTGAATGGTTTAGGCATTGGCAGTTTGGTACTTTTCGTTATTCTTATTGCTTTGAATACTTATGGTGATCCGGTAAAATGGACTAATTATGGCAATACTTCCAAAACATTGATGTCTATTTTTAACGTCAGTAAATATCCACCATCATTATTGTATTTGCTGATAACTCTAGGTTGCAGTCTTCTCTTTTTGGCTAATGCCGAAAAACTAAAAGGCAAAGTAGTCGACTTCTTTTGCGTCTTCGGTAGAGTTCCTTTTTTCTATTATATTCTACACATTTATCTGATACACGTTATGGCAGCTTTCGCAGCGTATTTTACAGGATTTGGCTGGAATGCATTGGTGTTGCCAAAATTTATTATCAAAGTAGAATCATTGAAAGGCTATGGTTTTAATCTGATTACGGTTTATCTCGTTTGGATATTAGTAATCCTTTTACTTTATCCTTTATGTAAAAAATTTGATGCTTACAAACAATCCCACAAAGAAAAATGGTGGTTGAGTTATTTATAA
- the rpmI gene encoding 50S ribosomal protein L35, whose protein sequence is MPKMKTKSSAKKRFKVTGSGKIKRKHAFKSHILTKKSKKRKLALTHSALVHPTDEKSIKQQLRII, encoded by the coding sequence ATGCCTAAAATGAAAACAAAATCCAGTGCTAAGAAGCGATTCAAAGTAACTGGCTCTGGAAAAATCAAGAGAAAACACGCTTTTAAAAGTCACATTCTGACTAAAAAATCTAAAAAGCGTAAGTTAGCTTTAACACATTCTGCTTTGGTTCACCCAACAGATGAGAAAAGCATCAAACAACAATTAAGAATCATCTAA